ACCAAAAATCAGATAGGGGCTAATTTTTCCAGCTGACTGGTACTTGTCGAGCATGGAAAGTCCGTAGAAAAGGTGGCGGGCATTGACCATCAAGGTCAGAATAAAAGCGCCAATAGGATTAAAGGTGCCAAGCAATAGATTGGCGGTTACAAATTCCATCGAGCCGGCAAAAATAAAGATACTCATCAAAATCGGAAAGACTGGTGAGAAACCAAGTGAAGTCATAAAAATGCCATAAGCAATACCCAGGAATAAAAAGCCGGTTAAAATTGGCAGAGTATTGGGAAAGGCTGCCTTAAATGCATTTTTTAGGTGGTTAGATTGATCATTCATGGAGAATTCCTTTCACTATTCTAAAAGCGGTAAGGCTATTAGAGCTTAGGGTAAGATAATTATAGCAGTCGTATTAGAAGTAACTAGAAATATTGACATAAGATTGACCACTGGATAAATTGATGATATATTGTACTAAAAGGTTACAATAGAAGAATCCAGTATATTGTACTACTGGTATAATATAATGTCAAGCGGAGGACTGCGTGGATATTAATGATATTGTTGGAAAAAATATAAAAAAGATACGGGAAACAAAGAAATTGACTTTAGATGCTGCGGCCAAGGAGACCGGCGTTTCCAGAAGTATGCTGGCACAGATTGAAAAGGGTGATGTCAATCCGACGATTTCTGTTTTATGGAAGATTGCCAATGGTTATAAAACCTCATTTTCATCGCTATTAAAACCAGAGACCGAAGCTACCATGTTTGTTCCCTGTGACGAGATTAACCCATTGATTGAGAATGAAGGACGGTTCATTAATTACCCCATTTTCTTATTTGAAGAAAAAAAGTTGTTTGAAACCTATCGCGTAGTATTGAAAAAGGACGGTAGTCAGACTTCATTGGCTCATCTTCAGGGAACTGAGGAATATGTGACTTGTTTTGAAGGAACGATTGAAGTGGTTGTTGATGGTAAAAGTTTTGTTCTGAATCGTGGTGATTCGATAAAATTCAAAGCTGATGTAGAACATTCCTATCGTAATATTGGTCAAGACACTGCGACTCTGAGTATGGTGATTTATTATATAGAGAATTAATCTGAAAAAAATCCGCTCAATGAAATTAATTTTCATTGAGCGGATTCTTTAAAGCAAAATTATTTTTCGGGCTGTT
This genomic interval from Eubacteriaceae bacterium ES3 contains the following:
- a CDS encoding XRE family transcriptional regulator, whose amino-acid sequence is MDINDIVGKNIKKIRETKKLTLDAAAKETGVSRSMLAQIEKGDVNPTISVLWKIANGYKTSFSSLLKPETEATMFVPCDEINPLIENEGRFINYPIFLFEEKKLFETYRVVLKKDGSQTSLAHLQGTEEYVTCFEGTIEVVVDGKSFVLNRGDSIKFKADVEHSYRNIGQDTATLSMVIYYIEN